Proteins from one Coleofasciculus sp. FACHB-1120 genomic window:
- a CDS encoding DUF429 domain-containing protein: protein MKFLGIDLGWRSQPSGLCCLTWEDGQLHLLDLDRLETIEEILNWIDTWAPAPESAMIAVDAPTLIPNTTGTRLPDKLTHKYFGRYHAGCYPANLGLPFAQRTVGFGLSLESRGFAHAPTIKPQQPGRYQIEVFPHPAIVNLFSLERILKYKKGKLAERQIELIKLRQYIVNSLLNLTPKLDVSSASSSLRPLRLGGSFLLEIPSTLATFKALEDKLDSLICAYVGAHWWYWGLERNLVLGDDTTGYIVVPKNHFEF from the coding sequence ATAAAATTTTTAGGCATTGATTTGGGATGGCGATCGCAACCCAGCGGATTATGCTGCCTCACATGGGAAGATGGGCAGTTGCATCTGTTGGATTTAGATAGACTCGAAACAATAGAAGAGATCCTTAACTGGATTGATACTTGGGCACCCGCACCAGAATCGGCGATGATTGCCGTCGATGCCCCAACACTGATTCCCAACACCACTGGGACGCGACTACCTGATAAACTTACCCACAAATATTTTGGTCGCTATCACGCGGGTTGCTACCCAGCGAATCTAGGACTCCCCTTCGCCCAACGCACCGTAGGATTTGGACTCAGCCTCGAATCCCGTGGATTTGCTCACGCACCAACGATCAAACCCCAACAACCGGGACGCTATCAAATCGAAGTATTTCCCCACCCAGCCATCGTCAACTTATTTAGCTTAGAACGCATTTTAAAATACAAAAAAGGAAAACTAGCAGAACGTCAAATAGAACTCATAAAACTCCGTCAGTATATTGTAAATAGCCTACTCAACCTGACACCAAAACTAGATGTCTCTTCTGCCTCTTCCTCTCTGCGTCCTCTGCGTCTTGGCGGTTCGTTTCTCTTAGAAATCCCCAGTACCCTTGCCACCTTTAAAGCCTTAGAAGATAAGCTAGATAGCCTCATCTGTGCCTATGTTGGCGCTCACTGGTGGTACTGGGGATTAGAAAGAAATTTGGTGCTGGGAGATGACACCACCGGATATATTGTCGTCCCCAAGAATCATTTCGAGTTTTAA